Proteins from a genomic interval of Nocardia sp. BMG51109:
- a CDS encoding DUF3558 domain-containing protein: MISRGIITAAAATAGALLLLTGCGSSEDGDAKPAATTATQAADVPRGFDPCNDIPQETVASEGLQSKIQNNYKADGGKILWHGCQWASSDSYGARIQTTNITVDMVRDKHFPDSQEFTINGRRAISSRQVDEHPSEACTIDVEMKGGSLEFNVSNPAYLPKTGTTDTCQLTRGLAEKVVPLMPPTA; encoded by the coding sequence ATGATCAGCCGGGGGATCATCACCGCAGCAGCCGCGACCGCCGGCGCACTCCTCTTGCTCACCGGATGCGGATCATCCGAGGACGGCGACGCCAAGCCGGCAGCGACTACGGCTACGCAGGCCGCCGACGTACCGCGCGGATTCGACCCCTGCAACGACATCCCGCAAGAGACCGTGGCCAGCGAAGGATTGCAGAGCAAGATCCAGAACAACTACAAGGCAGACGGGGGAAAAATCCTCTGGCACGGCTGTCAATGGGCCAGCTCCGACAGTTACGGAGCCCGGATACAGACAACGAACATCACCGTAGACATGGTCCGCGACAAGCACTTTCCAGACTCCCAGGAGTTCACGATCAACGGCCGCAGAGCGATCTCCAGCCGCCAGGTCGACGAGCACCCCAGCGAGGCCTGCACCATCGACGTCGAAATGAAGGGCGGCAGCCTCGAATTCAACGTATCCAACCCGGCCTACCTACCCAAGACCGGAACCACAGACACATGTCAGCTCACGCGAGGACTGGCAGAAAAAGTCGTGCCGCTGATGCCTCCGACCGCATAG